In Neoarius graeffei isolate fNeoGra1 chromosome 17, fNeoGra1.pri, whole genome shotgun sequence, a single window of DNA contains:
- the nceh1a gene encoding neutral cholesterol ester hydrolase 1a isoform X3, with product MMSVEYFLPVEFEDVQTEDTEFDGVHVRVYMPPHQDGTLRRAVVFIHGGGWALGTPKLGSYDALCRKMVMKLNAVVVTVDYRMAPDVRFPVQYEECLQAARYFLQRDVLAHYSVDPERVAVCGDSAGGNLAAAVTQQIGQDSRGDDVRGSSEGGGGVQFKLQVLIYPVLQPLDFNTASYQQNWGIPILYRDLMARYWLEYLGADASLLHTILLNNHTALDESRVNPHRSKFDWTSMIPEHMCKQYMAIFPLTGSPSVLQDVPAMLDPRAAPLLAEQEILKMVPRAYIMTCEHDVLRDDGMMYIRRLELAGVPVTHRHYNDCFHGCVSFAFWPLYFSVGIRAIDDYIAWIHTHL from the exons ATGATGAGTGTCGAGTATTTTCTGCCAGTGGAGTTTGAAGACGTTCAGACAGAGGACACAGAGTTTGACGGTGTTCATGTTCGTGTGTACATGCCTCCACACCAAGATGGCACACTGAGACGTGCTGTGGTGTTCATCCATGGGGGAGGATGGGCTCTAGGAACAccca AGCTGGGTTCCTATGACGCACTGTGCAGGAAGATGGTGATGAAGCTGAATGCTGTGGTTGTGACAGtgga TTACCGTATGGCCCCAGATGTACGCTTCCCAGTGCAGTATGAGGAGTGTTTGCAGGCGGCACGTTACTTCCTGCAGCGTGACGTGTTGGCGCATTACTCTGTGGATCCTGAGCGAGTTGCTGTGTGTGGTGACAGTGCAGGAGGAAACCTTGCTGCTGCAGTCACACAACAG ATTGGCCAAGACAGCAGAGGTGATGATGTGAGGGGCAGCAGTGAAGGTGGTGGTGGAGTACAGTTTAAACTACAGGTCTTGATCTATCCTGTCCTTCAGCCTCTGGATTTCAATACTGCCTCTTACCAGCAGAACTGGGGCATTCCTATCCTGTACCGTGACCTGATGGCACGATACTGGTTAGAATATCTGGGTGCAGATGCATCCCTGCTCCACACCATCCTGCTTAACAACCACACGGCACTGGACGAGTCTCGAGTCAACCCTCACCGCTCTAAATTCGACTGGACCTCGATGATCCCTGAGCACATGTGCAAACAGTATATGGCCATCTTCCCTCTGACAGGCTCACCCTCCGTCCTGCAGGACGTCCCTGCGATGCTGGACCCGCGAGCcgctcccctgctggctgaacagGAAATATTAAAGATGGTACCACGTGCTTACATCATGACGTGCGAGCATGATGTGCTGCGAGATGATGGAATGATGTACATCCGGCGCTTAGAGCTTGCTGGTGTCCCCGTCACGCATCGTCACTACAATGACTGTTTTCATGGCTGTGTGAGCTTCGCCTTCTGGCCATTATACTTCTCCGTGGGAATACGAGCCATAGATGATTACATTGCCTGGATTCACACACACCTGTAG
- the nceh1a gene encoding neutral cholesterol ester hydrolase 1a isoform X2 has protein sequence MAKLLCGVTLILTLALSYYIYIPLPATVSEPWKLMLVGVAYRTATHLADLSHSLGLVHHIHVLNLAMMSVEYFLPVEFEDVQTEDTEFDGVHVRVYMPPHQDGTLRRAVVFIHGGGWALGTPKLGSYDALCRKMVMKLNAVVVTVDYRMAPDVRFPVQYEECLQAARYFLQRDVLAHYSVDPERVAVCGDSAGGNLAAAVTQQIGQDSRGDDVRGSSEGGGGVQFKLQVLIYPVLQPLDFNTASYQQNWGIPILYRDLMARYWLEYLGADASLLHTILLNNHTALDESRVNPHRSKFDWTSMIPEHMCKQYMAIFPLTGSPSVLQDVPAMLDPRAAPLLAEQEILKMVPRAYIMTCEHDVLRDDGMMYIRRLELAGVPVTHRHYNDCFHGCVSFAFWPLYFSVGIRAIDDYIAWIHTHL, from the exons ATGGCGAAGCTCCTCTGTGGTGTAACTCTTATTTTAACTCTTGCTCTGTCTTACTACATCTACATTCCATTACCTGCAACTGTCTCCGAGCCATGGAAACTCATGCTGGTGGGGGTAGCCTATCGCACTGCCACTCACCTG GctgatctctctcactctctgggtCTCGTCCATCATATCCATGTCCTCAATCTGGCAATGATGAGTGTCGAGTATTTTCTGCCAGTGGAGTTTGAAGACGTTCAGACAGAGGACACAGAGTTTGACGGTGTTCATGTTCGTGTGTACATGCCTCCACACCAAGATGGCACACTGAGACGTGCTGTGGTGTTCATCCATGGGGGAGGATGGGCTCTAGGAACAccca AGCTGGGTTCCTATGACGCACTGTGCAGGAAGATGGTGATGAAGCTGAATGCTGTGGTTGTGACAGtgga TTACCGTATGGCCCCAGATGTACGCTTCCCAGTGCAGTATGAGGAGTGTTTGCAGGCGGCACGTTACTTCCTGCAGCGTGACGTGTTGGCGCATTACTCTGTGGATCCTGAGCGAGTTGCTGTGTGTGGTGACAGTGCAGGAGGAAACCTTGCTGCTGCAGTCACACAACAG ATTGGCCAAGACAGCAGAGGTGATGATGTGAGGGGCAGCAGTGAAGGTGGTGGTGGAGTACAGTTTAAACTACAGGTCTTGATCTATCCTGTCCTTCAGCCTCTGGATTTCAATACTGCCTCTTACCAGCAGAACTGGGGCATTCCTATCCTGTACCGTGACCTGATGGCACGATACTGGTTAGAATATCTGGGTGCAGATGCATCCCTGCTCCACACCATCCTGCTTAACAACCACACGGCACTGGACGAGTCTCGAGTCAACCCTCACCGCTCTAAATTCGACTGGACCTCGATGATCCCTGAGCACATGTGCAAACAGTATATGGCCATCTTCCCTCTGACAGGCTCACCCTCCGTCCTGCAGGACGTCCCTGCGATGCTGGACCCGCGAGCcgctcccctgctggctgaacagGAAATATTAAAGATGGTACCACGTGCTTACATCATGACGTGCGAGCATGATGTGCTGCGAGATGATGGAATGATGTACATCCGGCGCTTAGAGCTTGCTGGTGTCCCCGTCACGCATCGTCACTACAATGACTGTTTTCATGGCTGTGTGAGCTTCGCCTTCTGGCCATTATACTTCTCCGTGGGAATACGAGCCATAGATGATTACATTGCCTGGATTCACACACACCTGTAG
- the nceh1a gene encoding neutral cholesterol ester hydrolase 1a isoform X1 has translation MEVSLLRMAKLLCGVTLILTLALSYYIYIPLPATVSEPWKLMLVGVAYRTATHLADLSHSLGLVHHIHVLNLAMMSVEYFLPVEFEDVQTEDTEFDGVHVRVYMPPHQDGTLRRAVVFIHGGGWALGTPKLGSYDALCRKMVMKLNAVVVTVDYRMAPDVRFPVQYEECLQAARYFLQRDVLAHYSVDPERVAVCGDSAGGNLAAAVTQQIGQDSRGDDVRGSSEGGGGVQFKLQVLIYPVLQPLDFNTASYQQNWGIPILYRDLMARYWLEYLGADASLLHTILLNNHTALDESRVNPHRSKFDWTSMIPEHMCKQYMAIFPLTGSPSVLQDVPAMLDPRAAPLLAEQEILKMVPRAYIMTCEHDVLRDDGMMYIRRLELAGVPVTHRHYNDCFHGCVSFAFWPLYFSVGIRAIDDYIAWIHTHL, from the exons ATGGAAGTGTCTCTTCTCAGGATGGCGAAGCTCCTCTGTGGTGTAACTCTTATTTTAACTCTTGCTCTGTCTTACTACATCTACATTCCATTACCTGCAACTGTCTCCGAGCCATGGAAACTCATGCTGGTGGGGGTAGCCTATCGCACTGCCACTCACCTG GctgatctctctcactctctgggtCTCGTCCATCATATCCATGTCCTCAATCTGGCAATGATGAGTGTCGAGTATTTTCTGCCAGTGGAGTTTGAAGACGTTCAGACAGAGGACACAGAGTTTGACGGTGTTCATGTTCGTGTGTACATGCCTCCACACCAAGATGGCACACTGAGACGTGCTGTGGTGTTCATCCATGGGGGAGGATGGGCTCTAGGAACAccca AGCTGGGTTCCTATGACGCACTGTGCAGGAAGATGGTGATGAAGCTGAATGCTGTGGTTGTGACAGtgga TTACCGTATGGCCCCAGATGTACGCTTCCCAGTGCAGTATGAGGAGTGTTTGCAGGCGGCACGTTACTTCCTGCAGCGTGACGTGTTGGCGCATTACTCTGTGGATCCTGAGCGAGTTGCTGTGTGTGGTGACAGTGCAGGAGGAAACCTTGCTGCTGCAGTCACACAACAG ATTGGCCAAGACAGCAGAGGTGATGATGTGAGGGGCAGCAGTGAAGGTGGTGGTGGAGTACAGTTTAAACTACAGGTCTTGATCTATCCTGTCCTTCAGCCTCTGGATTTCAATACTGCCTCTTACCAGCAGAACTGGGGCATTCCTATCCTGTACCGTGACCTGATGGCACGATACTGGTTAGAATATCTGGGTGCAGATGCATCCCTGCTCCACACCATCCTGCTTAACAACCACACGGCACTGGACGAGTCTCGAGTCAACCCTCACCGCTCTAAATTCGACTGGACCTCGATGATCCCTGAGCACATGTGCAAACAGTATATGGCCATCTTCCCTCTGACAGGCTCACCCTCCGTCCTGCAGGACGTCCCTGCGATGCTGGACCCGCGAGCcgctcccctgctggctgaacagGAAATATTAAAGATGGTACCACGTGCTTACATCATGACGTGCGAGCATGATGTGCTGCGAGATGATGGAATGATGTACATCCGGCGCTTAGAGCTTGCTGGTGTCCCCGTCACGCATCGTCACTACAATGACTGTTTTCATGGCTGTGTGAGCTTCGCCTTCTGGCCATTATACTTCTCCGTGGGAATACGAGCCATAGATGATTACATTGCCTGGATTCACACACACCTGTAG